Proteins encoded within one genomic window of Synechococcus sp. PCC 7335:
- a CDS encoding aldo/keto reductase yields MASSNTLQTVTLGPKGPKVPALGLGTWAWGDSIFWQYGSAYGIDEVRAAFKTSLAANVNFFDTAEVYGLGKSEELIGQFIKESKKPSLIATKYMPTPWRFSAQSVADALSASLKRLKQSSITLYQVHWPFDFFMSQKTLMNALADEVEQGRIQTIGVSNYSAKQMREAHSYLAQRGIPLAVNQVQYSLLHRNIETNGILEAAQNLEVTILAYSPLAQGLLTGKYTVDSDLRPAGARKLDPKFSRKGLQKIEPVLAALQAIGKTHNKTQVQVALNWLICKGNVVPIPGAKNAKQAEQNAGALGWSMTEAECEQLSNVSLPWLK; encoded by the coding sequence ATGGCGAGTTCGAACACGCTACAGACTGTCACCCTTGGACCCAAAGGCCCAAAGGTCCCCGCGCTAGGGCTGGGCACTTGGGCCTGGGGTGACTCAATATTTTGGCAGTACGGTAGCGCTTATGGCATAGATGAAGTTCGAGCTGCCTTTAAGACTTCTTTGGCTGCAAATGTTAATTTCTTTGACACTGCTGAAGTCTACGGCCTCGGTAAGTCGGAAGAGCTGATTGGTCAATTTATCAAAGAGAGTAAAAAGCCTTCTCTAATTGCGACAAAATACATGCCTACGCCTTGGCGCTTCTCCGCTCAATCTGTTGCAGATGCCCTTAGTGCTAGTCTCAAACGACTCAAGCAGTCTTCCATCACGCTCTATCAGGTCCATTGGCCCTTTGATTTTTTCATGAGTCAAAAAACACTCATGAATGCTTTGGCAGATGAAGTAGAGCAAGGACGAATTCAAACGATTGGTGTTAGCAATTATTCTGCAAAGCAGATGCGCGAAGCTCATAGCTATCTAGCCCAAAGGGGTATCCCCTTGGCCGTTAATCAGGTTCAATATTCTTTGCTACACAGAAACATTGAAACAAATGGCATCTTGGAAGCGGCTCAGAACCTCGAGGTGACGATTCTAGCCTATAGCCCTCTGGCACAGGGCCTATTGACTGGCAAGTACACAGTAGACAGCGATCTTCGCCCAGCAGGCGCAAGAAAATTAGATCCTAAGTTCAGCCGGAAGGGATTACAGAAGATTGAACCCGTGCTAGCTGCGTTACAAGCAATTGGCAAGACCCATAACAAAACGCAAGTACAGGTCGCTCTCAACTGGCTAATCTGTAAAGGCAATGTTGTCCCAATTCCAGGTGCAAAAAATGCGAAACAGGCAGAACAAAATGCAGGCGCACTTGGTTGGTCAATGACAGAAGCCGAATGTGAACAGTTGAGTAATGTTTCTCTACCCTGGCTGAAGTAG
- a CDS encoding response regulator has protein sequence MNILLVEDDYLLGRSMARLLEASSQYRVKLTRTAADIFKYCETGSIELVLMDVNLPGTLWQNKETTGIDLSRLLKSNPRTWHIPVILLTTNSAGTNKGRLMSEALADSVCAKPIKDADSFLSLLSQVIDRKRVCRLGLSAS, from the coding sequence GTGAATATCTTGTTGGTTGAAGATGATTATCTGCTCGGTCGCAGTATGGCCCGTTTGTTAGAAGCGTCCAGCCAGTATAGAGTCAAGCTAACTCGTACGGCCGCAGATATTTTCAAGTACTGCGAGACTGGTAGCATTGAGTTAGTGCTGATGGATGTCAATCTACCAGGAACCTTGTGGCAAAACAAAGAAACAACGGGCATCGATCTCTCTCGTCTATTGAAATCCAATCCTAGGACCTGGCACATCCCCGTCATATTGCTAACAACGAATAGTGCAGGTACAAATAAAGGACGTTTAATGAGCGAAGCGCTAGCCGATTCGGTTTGTGCAAAACCCATTAAGGATGCGGATAGCTTTCTATCTTTGCTGTCTCAGGTAATCGATAGGAAAAGGGTGTGCCGGTTGGGGCTATCAGCATCTTGA
- the dnaB gene encoding replicative DNA helicase, with protein MVASEPRFKPAADRLPPQNIEAEEAILGGVLIDPEAIGRVTELLSPEAFYIGAHRSIYQAALDLQARGLPTDMMGVASWLKDKGALEKVGGQSRLAQLVDRTISAANIDQYAQLVMDKYTRRQLIRSGGEIIQLGYETETSLEDVLDLSEQTLFGITQERPTQGLTKTSDILTDTFTDIEQRSLGMVLPGLACGFYDLDAMTQGFQRSDLIITAARPAMGKTSFVLNVARNIADTHKQPVAIFSLEMSKQQLIYRLLSSEAKIESGRLRTGRIAQHEWGPMGHAINTLSELPIFIDDTPGVGVTEIRSKARRLQAEQGGALGLILIDYLQLMEGSGDNRVQELSKITRSLKGLARELNVPIIALSQLSRSVESRTNKRPMMSDLRESGAIEQDADLIMMLYREEYYDPDTPDRGIAEIILTKHRNGPTGTVKLLFQPEFTQFLNRASDLSNRD; from the coding sequence ATGGTTGCTTCCGAACCCCGCTTCAAGCCTGCCGCCGATCGCCTTCCACCCCAAAATATTGAGGCTGAAGAAGCTATCTTAGGTGGTGTCTTAATCGATCCCGAAGCGATTGGCCGCGTGACTGAACTGCTCTCTCCTGAAGCGTTCTATATCGGTGCTCATCGCAGCATCTACCAGGCTGCTCTAGACTTACAGGCGAGGGGATTGCCTACAGATATGATGGGCGTGGCCTCATGGCTAAAGGACAAAGGTGCTTTAGAAAAAGTCGGTGGGCAAAGTCGATTAGCCCAGCTAGTAGATCGCACTATCAGTGCGGCCAATATTGACCAGTACGCTCAGCTGGTAATGGATAAGTACACTCGCCGCCAGCTCATTCGATCAGGTGGAGAAATTATCCAGCTAGGCTACGAGACCGAAACATCCCTAGAAGATGTACTCGATCTGTCTGAGCAGACGCTGTTTGGCATTACTCAAGAGCGCCCTACCCAAGGACTCACCAAAACATCCGACATACTTACAGATACGTTTACCGATATCGAGCAGCGATCGCTGGGCATGGTCTTACCCGGCTTGGCCTGCGGGTTCTATGACCTAGACGCGATGACTCAGGGCTTCCAACGTTCTGACTTAATTATTACTGCGGCTCGTCCGGCGATGGGGAAAACCAGCTTCGTACTCAACGTTGCTCGCAATATTGCCGATACGCATAAGCAGCCAGTTGCGATCTTCAGCTTAGAGATGTCAAAGCAGCAGTTGATCTATCGATTGCTTTCGTCTGAAGCCAAAATTGAGAGTGGTCGATTGCGAACCGGGCGGATTGCCCAGCATGAGTGGGGACCCATGGGCCATGCGATCAATACGCTTTCTGAGCTACCAATCTTCATCGACGATACGCCAGGTGTGGGTGTAACTGAAATTCGATCGAAAGCACGGCGATTGCAGGCGGAACAAGGTGGCGCATTAGGACTCATTCTGATCGATTACTTGCAGCTGATGGAAGGCTCCGGCGATAATCGGGTGCAGGAATTGTCGAAGATAACGCGATCGCTCAAAGGACTTGCTAGAGAACTCAACGTTCCTATCATCGCGCTCTCTCAGCTCAGTCGCAGCGTAGAATCACGAACTAACAAACGCCCGATGATGTCTGATCTAAGAGAAAGTGGCGCAATCGAACAGGACGCAGATTTAATTATGATGCTGTATCGCGAAGAGTATTACGACCCTGACACGCCTGATCGTGGCATCGCTGAAATCATCTTGACAAAGCACCGGAACGGACCGACGGGCACTGTTAAGCTTCTATTTCAGCCCGAATTTACGCAGTTTCTTAATAGAGCATCGGACTTATCAAATCGCGATTAG
- the rplI gene encoding 50S ribosomal protein L9: MAKKRTQLVLSQDIDKLGNTGDLVEVAPGYARNYLIPRSLAYRVTPGVLKQVEIRRERERARLEAIKQEAEATKVALNTIGLFTVKKAVGEDDAIFGTVTTAEVADLIQANAGKEIDKRDITLPDINKLGEYKVDIKLHSEVTATINLRVAPD; this comes from the coding sequence ATGGCGAAAAAAAGAACTCAGCTGGTCCTCAGCCAGGACATCGACAAACTAGGCAACACAGGTGATCTGGTAGAAGTAGCACCTGGCTACGCCCGTAACTACTTGATCCCACGCAGCTTAGCGTACCGTGTAACCCCTGGCGTTCTCAAGCAGGTTGAAATTCGTCGTGAGCGTGAACGTGCCCGGTTAGAGGCGATTAAGCAAGAAGCCGAAGCCACCAAAGTCGCACTTAACACCATCGGCTTATTCACCGTCAAAAAAGCTGTCGGTGAAGATGATGCAATCTTTGGTACCGTCACCACAGCCGAAGTCGCTGACCTTATTCAAGCCAACGCAGGTAAAGAAATCGATAAGCGCGACATCACGCTACCTGATATCAATAAGCTTGGTGAGTACAAGGTGGATATCAAGCTACACAGCGAAGTCACTGCAACTATCAACTTACGTGTGGCTCCTGACTAA
- a CDS encoding alkaline phosphatase: MPSNVIFIHPDGADPSHYAAARLESVGPDGRLNWDEAPKAGVYLGHLDDAIVATSNAGAVVHAYGIKAVAPSYGFDENGEAYKSLAALQGKNVEGSAEDATILEEAIAAGRPTAVINSGFIAEPGTGVFLADAESRSDRAGITAQIVESGVSVIMGAGEIDYLPVGTTGVFGEEGTREDGRNLIEEAEAMGYTVVYNREQLESLPSNTEKVLGIFAAEDTYNDVPEGALVEAGLVDEAGELITYGQPSVNPNPPTVAEMLDATLKLDAFTAEDAGFMIVLEEEGTDNFGNNNNARGTIDATLRSDEALGVAQNFIENVSANTFVVTAADSAGGSLEIDDVSGETVGTTFAQARLDEDGESLGNEIPYDGTTGSDTTPFVAQPDANGDVFEYGVLWAGLPDFAGSIVSKAYGEGAERLPATLDNTAIYRLMYESLFDVSLDAPEGIPDDLNGRQAPDPTADTGNVIFVHPDGTSPSHYAAARFASVGTDGRLNWDQMSEAGVYLGHIDDRLVATSNAGAVVHAYGVKPFSGSYGFDAPVEEGGEEIVSLSGVPDTIMQEAQAAGKAVGIINSGFIAEPGTGVFLADADNRGATEEITAEILDSRAEVILGAGETDYLPIGSVGRFGEEGTRKDGRNLIEEAEAAGYTIVYNREELMAVDTDATDRLLGIFAAEDTYNDTFEDNLRAQGLVDEDDDLIFYGQPPLNPNPPTVAEMTEVALPILDSDPDGFMLVLEEEATDNFGNNNNAAGTIEAALRADEAIGHALDFVDNVDPNTLVLTAADSDAGGLEVDDTPIGAGTFGLTEPESDFTIRTQAETQAFGAGADGTLVQLDDMDGSNNGNFEPFVTGAPDADGDIFDFGVAWASLTDVNGGIVSKAYGLNAEDLPATADNTDMYRLMYQTLFGIAPEEVAVTRLRGTGDDDELVGTKVNETLTGLGGNDLIAGGLGNDIIEGNDGDDVLRGDNNSRSAGGTVGGDDILFGGTGNDRIGGKGGNDQLFGEEGDDILYGDAGDDLLYGGPGNDQIFGDDNSSSGADTFVLAAGEGTDLIMDFDAGQDLIGLADDLSFDQLTLATDGIRFGEEVLATLNGLSATALTSADFTTV, from the coding sequence ATGCCTAGTAATGTAATCTTTATCCATCCAGATGGTGCCGATCCTTCTCACTACGCAGCTGCCAGGCTTGAGTCGGTCGGTCCTGACGGACGGCTGAACTGGGACGAGGCTCCCAAAGCGGGCGTCTATCTCGGTCATCTGGACGACGCGATTGTTGCCACCTCTAATGCGGGCGCGGTTGTACATGCCTACGGGATAAAAGCGGTTGCGCCTAGCTACGGCTTTGATGAGAATGGCGAAGCGTATAAGTCTCTAGCAGCTTTGCAGGGGAAGAACGTAGAAGGCTCCGCTGAAGATGCAACCATTCTAGAGGAGGCGATCGCAGCCGGGCGTCCCACTGCGGTCATCAACTCTGGTTTCATTGCTGAGCCTGGCACCGGTGTGTTCTTGGCAGATGCTGAGAGTCGCAGCGATCGCGCTGGCATCACTGCCCAAATTGTCGAGTCCGGCGTTAGCGTCATTATGGGTGCAGGCGAAATCGACTACTTGCCTGTGGGCACCACTGGTGTTTTTGGTGAAGAAGGCACCCGAGAAGATGGGCGTAACCTGATCGAAGAAGCTGAAGCAATGGGCTACACCGTAGTCTACAACCGTGAACAGCTAGAAAGTTTGCCTTCGAATACCGAGAAAGTGCTAGGCATCTTCGCCGCAGAGGATACCTACAACGACGTACCCGAAGGTGCGCTAGTTGAAGCTGGTTTAGTTGACGAAGCTGGCGAACTCATCACCTACGGTCAGCCGTCTGTCAATCCCAATCCGCCTACAGTGGCAGAGATGTTGGACGCCACGCTGAAGCTAGACGCTTTCACCGCAGAAGACGCAGGCTTCATGATCGTCCTCGAAGAAGAAGGCACCGACAACTTCGGGAACAACAACAACGCCCGTGGCACCATCGACGCCACGCTGCGTTCCGATGAGGCCCTCGGCGTCGCCCAAAACTTTATCGAGAACGTCAGTGCTAATACGTTTGTTGTGACAGCGGCTGACAGCGCTGGCGGTAGCCTAGAGATTGACGACGTTTCTGGTGAAACCGTTGGAACAACCTTTGCTCAAGCCAGACTAGACGAAGATGGTGAGTCATTGGGTAACGAAATTCCCTACGACGGTACGACTGGCAGCGATACAACTCCTTTTGTTGCTCAGCCGGATGCTAATGGCGACGTCTTTGAGTACGGTGTTCTCTGGGCAGGTCTACCTGACTTTGCTGGTAGTATCGTCTCCAAAGCATACGGTGAAGGCGCAGAGCGTCTACCCGCAACGCTAGACAACACGGCGATCTATCGCCTGATGTATGAGAGCCTGTTCGATGTCAGCCTGGATGCACCTGAGGGCATACCTGATGATCTCAATGGCCGTCAGGCGCCTGATCCAACTGCTGATACTGGCAATGTCATCTTTGTCCATCCAGACGGCACAAGCCCCTCTCACTACGCTGCTGCTCGGTTTGCCTCGGTAGGTACAGACGGTCGCCTCAACTGGGACCAAATGAGTGAAGCGGGCGTTTACTTAGGTCATATTGATGATCGTTTGGTGGCAACGTCCAACGCGGGCGCGGTTGTTCATGCCTACGGTGTGAAGCCATTTTCAGGCAGCTACGGCTTTGACGCGCCAGTCGAAGAAGGCGGCGAAGAAATTGTCTCGCTCTCTGGCGTGCCCGATACCATCATGCAAGAAGCTCAGGCTGCGGGTAAGGCCGTTGGCATCATCAACTCTGGCTTTATTGCTGAGCCCGGAACTGGCGTCTTTCTTGCTGATGCGGACAACCGGGGAGCAACCGAAGAAATTACCGCCGAGATTCTCGACTCGCGCGCCGAAGTCATCCTAGGTGCAGGCGAAACTGACTACCTACCTATCGGCTCGGTCGGTCGCTTTGGCGAAGAGGGCACGCGTAAAGACGGTCGCAACCTAATTGAAGAAGCCGAAGCAGCGGGCTACACAATTGTGTATAACCGCGAAGAGCTAATGGCAGTCGACACCGATGCGACTGACCGTTTGCTAGGGATCTTCGCAGCAGAAGACACTTACAACGACACCTTCGAAGATAACCTGCGGGCTCAAGGTCTCGTTGACGAAGACGATGATTTGATCTTCTACGGTCAGCCTCCTCTTAATCCTAATCCGCCTACTGTGGCCGAGATGACGGAGGTGGCACTACCCATTCTAGACAGCGACCCTGATGGGTTCATGCTGGTACTAGAAGAGGAAGCCACGGACAACTTTGGCAATAACAACAACGCGGCAGGGACCATCGAAGCGGCGCTACGAGCGGACGAAGCTATTGGTCATGCCCTTGACTTTGTCGATAACGTTGACCCTAACACACTAGTACTAACGGCAGCCGACTCCGACGCAGGCGGTCTAGAAGTTGACGACACCCCCATCGGCGCAGGCACCTTCGGACTCACTGAACCAGAATCTGACTTCACTATTCGAACACAGGCCGAAACCCAGGCCTTTGGCGCTGGCGCAGACGGTACCCTGGTTCAGCTCGACGACATGGACGGCAGCAACAACGGTAACTTCGAGCCATTCGTGACAGGTGCTCCCGACGCAGACGGTGATATCTTCGACTTTGGGGTTGCCTGGGCTAGCCTCACGGATGTTAATGGCGGCATTGTCTCCAAGGCGTACGGTCTTAACGCAGAAGACTTGCCAGCCACAGCAGACAACACCGATATGTATCGCTTGATGTACCAAACCCTGTTTGGCATAGCGCCTGAAGAGGTAGCGGTAACTCGGCTACGTGGCACTGGTGATGATGATGAGCTAGTTGGCACCAAGGTCAATGAAACATTGACTGGGCTAGGCGGCAACGACCTGATCGCTGGTGGACTCGGAAACGACATCATCGAGGGTAATGATGGCGACGACGTGCTGCGCGGCGACAACAACAGCCGTAGCGCTGGCGGCACGGTTGGCGGCGACGATATCCTCTTTGGCGGCACAGGTAATGATCGCATTGGCGGAAAAGGCGGCAATGACCAGCTCTTTGGCGAGGAGGGCGACGATATCCTCTACGGCGATGCAGGCGACGATCTGCTCTACGGTGGTCCCGGCAATGATCAGATCTTTGGCGATGACAACAGCAGCAGTGGCGCAGATACCTTCGTCCTAGCAGCGGGCGAAGGCACTGACCTGATCATGGACTTCGATGCGGGTCAAGATCTGATTGGCCTAGCCGATGATTTGAGCTTCGATCAACTAACGTTAGCGACGGACGGAATTCGCTTCGGTGAAGAAGTGCTGGCTACTTTGAATGGTTTATCAGCAACCGCGTTGACCAGTGCCGACTTTACGACTGTGTAG
- the gloB gene encoding hydroxyacylglutathione hydrolase yields the protein MKIYRLPARSDNYIFVLHNPADNTAAVVDPADAPPVLQKLDELGATLITIFNTHHHNDHVGGNRELLDRFPKAEVYGGAQDQGRIPGQRHFLGEGDRVSFADRTGRVIFVPGHTRGHIAYYFLPIKANEPGDLFCGDTLFAGGCGRLFEGTPTQMATSLAKLRNLPDTTHVWCGHEYTLSNLKFAITVEGKNEELRSRLASVTTARQQNQPTIPSLLSTEKATNPFLRWNSPELQSVANSQDPITVFAHIRKLKDRF from the coding sequence ATGAAAATCTATCGCCTACCCGCCCGCTCAGATAACTACATCTTCGTTCTGCATAATCCAGCTGATAACACCGCTGCTGTCGTCGATCCAGCCGATGCCCCTCCAGTCCTGCAAAAGCTAGACGAACTCGGCGCAACCTTAATCACTATCTTCAATACGCATCACCACAACGATCACGTGGGCGGCAATCGTGAGCTGTTAGACCGCTTTCCAAAGGCCGAAGTATATGGTGGCGCGCAAGATCAGGGGCGCATTCCCGGGCAAAGGCATTTTCTAGGCGAGGGCGATCGCGTCTCTTTTGCTGATCGCACTGGCCGAGTCATCTTCGTTCCAGGTCACACCCGAGGACACATCGCTTACTACTTTCTACCCATCAAGGCTAATGAACCCGGTGACCTGTTCTGTGGGGACACGCTGTTCGCAGGTGGCTGTGGACGGCTATTTGAAGGAACGCCTACTCAGATGGCAACTTCTTTAGCCAAGCTGCGTAACCTGCCAGACACCACCCATGTCTGGTGCGGCCACGAATACACGCTGAGTAATCTGAAGTTTGCGATTACCGTTGAAGGAAAGAATGAGGAATTGCGATCGCGCCTGGCCTCTGTCACCACCGCCCGTCAGCAAAACCAGCCCACCATTCCCTCACTACTCTCCACTGAAAAAGCCACCAATCCCTTCCTCCGCTGGAATAGCCCTGAGCTTCAGTCAGTGGCCAACAGCCAAGATCCCATCACCGTCTTCGCGCATATCCGTAAGCTTAAAGATCGTTTCTAG